One genomic segment of Pempheris klunzingeri isolate RE-2024b chromosome 21, fPemKlu1.hap1, whole genome shotgun sequence includes these proteins:
- the dtx3la gene encoding E3 ubiquitin-protein ligase DTX3L1, which yields MGSGQSTDKLHCNRYLNGQGPPSLLQQVAAVCEANEGLNGIHKPVNGCQPEGQMTWVILHRDVPGFPNDNTLQINYIFPDGIQTVKHPHPGQPYSGLRLCAYLPDNREGRRVFKLLDKAFQQQLLFTVATNMDGEDTVTTASIPLKTQHDDGYSYPDYLKIVRKLLKEKGIE from the exons ATGGGTTCTGGCCAAAGCACTGACAAGCTCCACTGTAACCGCTATCTGAATGGACAGGGccctccatcactgctgcaacaag tggctgctgtctgtgaaGCTAATGAAGGACTGAATGGAATACACAAACCGGTGAATGGCTGCCAGCCAGAGGGCCAGATGACCTGGGTGATCCTTCACAGAGACGTCCCAGGATTCCCTAATGACAACACCCTACAGATCAACTACATATTCCCAGATGGAATACAGACA GTGAAACACCCCCACCCTGGCCAGCCTTACTCGGGCCTGCGGCTCTGTGCGTACCTGCCAGACAACCGTGAGGGCAGGCGGGTTTTCAAGCTACTGGACAAGgccttccagcagcagctcctgtttacTGTGGCCACCAATATGGATGGAGAGGACACTGTCACAACAGCTTCCATACccctaaaaacacaacatga TGATGGATACTCATACCCTGACTACCTGAAGATTGTGAGAAAGCTGCTGAAGGAAAAAGGCATTGAATAA